The following coding sequences lie in one Aureimonas sp. AU20 genomic window:
- a CDS encoding HWE histidine kinase domain-containing protein: MSDNARPSVETELGIPTGGSEDPFASAVRTTRMPMVVTDPKQPDNPIVFCNDAFLHLTGYSREEILGRNCRFLQGPATRQADTQRVREAIAARRSIEVDLLNYRKDGTTFWNALLISPVFSKGELTYFFASQLDVTERKRAEEHSFLLNRELSHRVKNTLATVQTVVLQTLRDGAVPERVASAITGRLQAIARSHDVLTAEAWASAMLVDVMQGALDPLHERVGDRLRVGGPDVRLKPRIATMLSLAMHELGDNAWRHGALSNADGRVDVTWTVGGGRFALEWRESGGPPVAPPTATGYGRRIVERVLAAEFGGSSQIDFAPSGLVFRLEAPSVGLEVERTAWTPP; this comes from the coding sequence GTGAGCGACAACGCCCGGCCCAGCGTGGAAACGGAACTGGGCATTCCCACGGGCGGCAGCGAGGACCCGTTCGCCTCCGCCGTGCGCACCACGCGCATGCCCATGGTCGTCACCGATCCCAAGCAGCCCGACAATCCGATCGTCTTCTGCAACGACGCCTTCCTGCATCTCACCGGCTATTCCCGTGAGGAGATCCTTGGGCGCAACTGCCGGTTCCTGCAGGGCCCCGCCACGCGTCAGGCCGATACGCAAAGGGTGCGGGAGGCGATCGCGGCGCGGCGCTCGATCGAGGTCGATCTCCTGAACTATCGCAAGGACGGCACGACCTTCTGGAACGCGCTGCTCATCTCCCCCGTCTTCTCCAAGGGCGAGTTGACCTATTTCTTCGCCTCGCAGCTCGACGTGACCGAGCGCAAGCGGGCCGAGGAGCACAGTTTTCTCCTCAACCGCGAACTGAGCCACCGCGTGAAGAACACGCTGGCGACGGTGCAGACCGTGGTGTTGCAGACGCTGCGCGACGGCGCCGTTCCGGAGCGCGTCGCCTCCGCCATCACCGGCCGCCTGCAGGCCATCGCTCGCAGCCACGACGTCCTGACCGCCGAGGCCTGGGCCAGCGCCATGCTGGTGGACGTGATGCAGGGCGCGCTCGACCCGCTGCACGAGCGGGTGGGCGATCGCCTGCGCGTCGGCGGCCCGGACGTGCGGCTGAAGCCGCGCATCGCCACCATGCTCTCGCTCGCCATGCACGAGCTCGGCGACAATGCCTGGCGCCACGGCGCCCTGTCCAACGCGGACGGGCGGGTGGACGTGACCTGGACGGTGGGCGGCGGACGCTTCGCGCTGGAATGGCGGGAATCGGGCGGCCCCCCCGTCGCCCCGCCGACCGCCACCGGCTATGGCCGGCGCATCGTGGAGCGCGTGCTCGCGGCCGAGTTCGGCGGCAGTTCGCAGATCGACTTCGCCCCCTCCGGCCTCGTGTTCCGCCTGGAGGCGCCCTCAGTGGGGCTGGAGGTCGAGCGCACCGCCTGGACGCCGCCCTGA
- the mqo gene encoding malate dehydrogenase (quinone), with product MNRRQVLGTALAGLAVAAMPGAPALATAAASKVDVLLIGGGIMSATLGVWLRELEPGWSMQMLERLDGVALESSNGWNNAGTGHSALAELNYTPEKADGKIDISKAVEINEAFQISRQFWAWQVRNGVLKNPRSFINHTPHMSFVWGDENIAYLEKRFEALKASPLFAGMNYSTDPEQLRQWVPLMMQGRDPRQKIGATWTPLGTDMEFGEITRQFVSHLSSQPGFDLQTSSEVESIERNGDGTWRVTYSNLKDGSERTVDARFVFIGAGGGALHLLQKAGIPEGEDYGGFPVGGSFLVNENPDVTMLHLAKAYGKASVGSPPMSVPHLDTRVLGGKRVILFGPFATFSTKFLKEGSYFDLLSSATTSNVWPMMRVGIDEYPLVEYLAGQLMLSDEDRIAALREYFPQARAEDWRLWQAGQRVQIIKRDADKGGVLKLGTEIVSAKDGSIAALLGASPGASTAAPIMLKVLEKVFTDKVATPDWQAKIRQIVPSYGTKLNDDPARVQATWAYTAEHLQLPTPPQIDVAALKSPAQLMTPASNAPVAPANAEAKPVHDLAP from the coding sequence ATGAACCGACGGCAGGTTCTCGGCACCGCGCTGGCCGGCCTCGCGGTGGCGGCAATGCCGGGCGCGCCGGCGCTGGCGACCGCCGCCGCCTCCAAAGTGGACGTGCTTCTGATCGGCGGCGGCATCATGAGCGCCACGCTCGGCGTCTGGTTGCGTGAGCTGGAGCCCGGCTGGTCCATGCAGATGCTGGAGCGGCTCGACGGCGTGGCGCTGGAAAGCTCCAACGGCTGGAACAATGCCGGCACGGGCCATTCGGCCCTGGCGGAGCTGAACTACACGCCGGAAAAGGCCGACGGCAAGATCGACATTTCCAAGGCCGTGGAGATCAACGAGGCCTTCCAGATCTCGCGCCAGTTCTGGGCCTGGCAGGTGCGCAACGGCGTTCTGAAGAACCCGCGCTCCTTCATCAACCACACGCCGCACATGAGCTTCGTCTGGGGCGACGAGAACATCGCCTATCTCGAAAAGCGCTTCGAGGCGCTGAAGGCGAGCCCGCTCTTCGCCGGCATGAACTATTCCACCGATCCCGAGCAACTGCGCCAGTGGGTGCCGCTCATGATGCAGGGGCGCGATCCCCGGCAGAAGATCGGCGCGACCTGGACGCCGCTCGGCACCGACATGGAATTCGGCGAGATCACCCGCCAGTTCGTCTCCCATCTTTCCAGCCAGCCTGGCTTCGATCTCCAGACCTCCAGCGAGGTGGAATCGATCGAGCGCAACGGCGACGGCACTTGGCGCGTCACTTACAGCAATCTGAAGGACGGGTCGGAGCGCACGGTGGACGCGCGCTTCGTCTTCATCGGCGCGGGCGGCGGCGCTTTGCATCTCCTGCAGAAGGCCGGCATTCCTGAGGGCGAGGACTACGGCGGCTTCCCAGTCGGCGGTTCGTTCCTGGTGAACGAGAACCCGGACGTCACGATGCTGCATCTGGCCAAGGCCTATGGCAAGGCCTCGGTCGGCTCGCCGCCCATGTCCGTGCCCCATCTCGACACGCGCGTGCTCGGCGGCAAGCGCGTCATCCTGTTCGGCCCCTTCGCCACCTTCTCCACCAAGTTCCTGAAGGAAGGCTCGTATTTCGACCTTCTCTCCTCCGCCACGACCAGCAATGTCTGGCCGATGATGCGGGTCGGGATCGACGAATATCCCTTGGTGGAATATCTCGCCGGCCAGCTCATGCTCTCGGACGAGGACCGCATCGCGGCGCTGCGCGAGTATTTCCCGCAGGCAAGGGCTGAGGACTGGCGCCTGTGGCAGGCGGGCCAGCGCGTGCAGATCATCAAGCGCGACGCCGACAAGGGCGGCGTTCTCAAGCTCGGCACGGAAATCGTCTCGGCCAAGGACGGTAGCATCGCGGCCCTGCTCGGCGCCTCGCCGGGCGCCTCCACGGCGGCGCCGATCATGCTGAAGGTCCTGGAGAAGGTCTTCACCGATAAGGTCGCGACGCCGGACTGGCAGGCCAAGATCCGGCAGATCGTGCCGAGCTACGGCACCAAGCTGAACGACGACCCCGCGCGCGTCCAGGCGACCTGGGCCTACACGGCCGAGCATCTCCAGCTTCCGACGCCGCCACAGATCGACGTCGCCGCGCTCAAAAGCCCGGCCCAATTGATGACGCCCGCCAGCAATGCGCCGGTTGCCCCGGCCAACGCGGAGGCCAAGCCGGTCC